Proteins co-encoded in one Ponticoccus alexandrii genomic window:
- the rplN gene encoding 50S ribosomal protein L14, which translates to MIQMQTNLDVADNSGARKVQCIKVLGGSHRRYASVGDIIVVSVKEAIPRGRVKKGDVRKAVVVRTAKEVRREDGTSIRFDRNAAVILNNAGEPVGTRIFGPVVRELRAKNFMKIISLAPEVL; encoded by the coding sequence ATGATCCAGATGCAGACAAATCTGGATGTTGCTGACAATTCCGGAGCCCGGAAGGTTCAGTGCATCAAGGTTCTGGGCGGTTCGCACCGCCGTTATGCCTCTGTCGGCGACATCATCGTGGTGTCGGTGAAGGAGGCCATTCCGCGTGGTCGCGTGAAGAAGGGTGACGTCCGCAAGGCCGTCGTCGTGCGCACCGCCAAGGAAGTCCGCCGCGAAGACGGCACGTCCATCCGTTTCGACCGCAACGCCGCCGTTATCCTGAATAACGCGGGCGAGCCGGTCGGCACCCGTATCTTCGGGCCGGTGGTGCGTGAACTGCGCGCGAAGAACTTCATGAAGATCATCTCGCTTGCTCCGGAGGTGCTGTAA
- the rpsQ gene encoding 30S ribosomal protein S17 — protein sequence MPKRILAGTVTSTANTQTVTVQVVRRFKHPVLQKTIKKSKKYRAHDEGEIFNVGDSVLIRECAPKSKTKRWEVMTEEMKAEHEKLRAEAAAEAQKIEEAAHEAEAAH from the coding sequence ATGCCCAAGCGTATCCTTGCAGGCACCGTGACCTCCACCGCGAACACCCAGACCGTCACGGTTCAGGTCGTCCGCCGCTTCAAGCACCCGGTTCTTCAGAAGACGATCAAGAAGTCCAAGAAGTACCGCGCCCATGACGAAGGCGAGATCTTCAACGTCGGCGACAGCGTTCTCATCCGTGAATGCGCGCCGAAGTCGAAGACCAAGCGCTGGGAAGTCATGACCGAAGAGATGAAGGCAGAACACGAGAAGCTGCGCGCCGAGGCTGCTGCCGAAGCCCAGAAGATCGAAGAAGCCGCTCACGAAGCAGAAGCCGCCCACTAA
- the rpmC gene encoding 50S ribosomal protein L29 — protein sequence MNAQELRDKTPDQLRDQLVELKKEAFNLRFQAATSQLENTARMRQVRRDVARVKTVLNQKAADAAKTEA from the coding sequence ATGAACGCCCAGGAACTCCGTGACAAGACCCCGGACCAGCTCCGGGACCAGCTTGTCGAGCTCAAGAAGGAGGCTTTCAACCTCCGCTTCCAGGCGGCCACGAGCCAGCTGGAAAACACCGCGCGCATGCGCCAGGTCCGTCGCGACGTCGCGCGCGTGAAGACCGTCCTGAACCAGAAAGCCGCCGACGCGGCCAAGACGGAGGCATAA
- a CDS encoding TIGR02466 family protein: MPAIRSLFATRLYRAALSEHAPAVDAAELEAACLSIAEDDEAGQEWCETEGFPGYTSYASLADLPWRFPIFADLKTALDAHVAAFAEDLEFDLGDKALQLEDLWINILPEGGSHGLHLHPHSVISGTTYVAMPEGASALKLEDPRLGFMMGAPARRKGAREELRSFIYEKPAVGDVLLWESWLRHEVPMNMSEEERISVSFNYKWE, translated from the coding sequence ATGCCCGCGATCCGCTCGCTCTTTGCCACCCGTCTCTACCGCGCCGCTCTGTCCGAGCACGCACCCGCCGTCGACGCCGCCGAGCTGGAGGCCGCCTGCCTGTCCATCGCTGAGGACGACGAGGCCGGACAGGAGTGGTGTGAGACCGAGGGCTTTCCGGGCTACACATCCTATGCCTCGCTGGCGGACCTGCCGTGGCGCTTTCCGATCTTCGCCGACCTCAAGACGGCTCTGGATGCCCATGTCGCCGCCTTTGCCGAGGATCTGGAGTTCGACCTGGGCGACAAGGCCCTGCAACTGGAAGACCTCTGGATCAACATCCTGCCCGAGGGCGGCAGCCACGGGCTGCATCTGCATCCGCATTCGGTGATCTCGGGGACGACCTATGTTGCCATGCCCGAGGGCGCCTCGGCGTTGAAGCTGGAGGATCCGCGGCTGGGCTTCATGATGGGCGCGCCTGCGCGGCGCAAGGGCGCGCGCGAGGAACTGCGGAGCTTCATCTACGAAAAGCCTGCGGTTGGCGACGTGCTGCTGTGGGAGTCGTGGCTGCGCCACGAGGTGCCGATGAACATGTCCGAGGAAGAGCGTATCTCGGTCAGCTTCAACTACAAGTGGGAGTAG
- the rplP gene encoding 50S ribosomal protein L16, with product MLQPKRTKFRKMFKGRIKGEAKGGSDLNFGTYGLKALEPERVTARQIEAARRAMTRHMKRQGRVWIRIFPDTPVTAKPIEVRMGKGKGSVDRWACKVKPGRVMFEIDGVGEEVAREALRLAAMKLPIKTRVVLREDW from the coding sequence GTGCTTCAACCTAAGCGCACAAAATTCCGCAAGATGTTCAAGGGCCGGATCAAGGGCGAGGCCAAAGGCGGCTCCGACCTGAACTTCGGCACCTACGGTCTGAAGGCGCTCGAGCCCGAGCGGGTCACCGCCCGCCAGATCGAGGCAGCCCGTCGTGCCATGACGCGTCACATGAAGCGTCAGGGTCGCGTCTGGATCCGCATCTTCCCGGACACCCCCGTCACCGCGAAGCCCATCGAAGTTCGTATGGGTAAGGGTAAGGGTTCGGTCGACCGCTGGGCCTGCAAGGTCAAGCCGGGTCGCGTGATGTTCGAGATCGACGGCGTCGGCGAAGAGGTGGCCCGCGAGGCGCTGCGTCTGGCCGCCATGAAGCTGCCGATCAAGACCCGCGTCGTCCTCCGCGAGGACTGGTAA
- the rpsC gene encoding 30S ribosomal protein S3 produces the protein MGNKTNPIGMRLQVNRTWDSRWYADTKDYGNLLLEDLKIRDFIHEECKQAGIARVIIERPHKKCRVTIHTARPGVIIGKKGADIEVLRKKLARMTDSELHLNIVEVRKPELDAQLVGESIAQQLERRVSFRRAMKRAVQNAMRMGALGIRVNVAGRLGGAEIARTEWYREGRVPLHTLRADIDYANVEATTPYGIIGIKVWIFKGEIMDHDPQARDRKSQEIQDGPAPRGAGGGRRDDRR, from the coding sequence ATGGGTAACAAGACCAATCCGATCGGCATGCGTCTTCAGGTGAACCGCACCTGGGACTCGCGCTGGTACGCAGACACCAAGGACTACGGCAACCTGCTGCTCGAGGATCTCAAGATCCGAGACTTCATCCATGAAGAGTGCAAGCAGGCCGGCATCGCCCGCGTGATCATCGAGCGCCCCCACAAGAAGTGCCGTGTGACCATTCACACCGCGCGTCCGGGCGTGATCATCGGCAAGAAGGGTGCGGACATCGAGGTGCTTCGCAAGAAGCTGGCTCGCATGACCGACAGCGAACTGCACCTGAACATCGTCGAAGTGCGGAAGCCGGAACTCGACGCGCAGCTGGTCGGCGAGAGCATCGCCCAGCAGCTGGAGCGCCGCGTGTCCTTCCGCCGCGCGATGAAGCGGGCCGTGCAGAACGCCATGCGCATGGGCGCCCTGGGTATCCGGGTGAACGTCGCGGGCCGTCTCGGCGGTGCCGAGATCGCACGGACCGAATGGTACCGCGAAGGCCGCGTGCCGCTGCATACCCTGCGTGCCGACATCGATTACGCGAATGTCGAGGCGACCACGCCCTACGGCATCATCGGGATCAAGGTCTGGATCTTCAAAGGTGAGATCATGGACCACGACCCGCAGGCGCGTGACCGCAAGTCGCAGGAAATCCAGGACGGCCCGGCCCCGCGTGGCGCCGGTGGTGGCCGTCGCGATGATCGGAGGTAA
- the rplV gene encoding 50S ribosomal protein L22, translating to MGKDKNPRRVADNEAMAKLRMLRTSPQKLNLVAALIRGKKVEKALTDLTFSKKRIAVDVKKCLQSAIANAENNHGLDVDELVVAEAYVGKNLVMKRGRPRARGRFGRINKPFSEITIKVRQVEEQA from the coding sequence ATGGGCAAGGATAAGAATCCCCGCCGCGTGGCGGACAACGAGGCGATGGCAAAGCTGCGCATGCTGCGCACCAGCCCGCAGAAACTGAACCTCGTCGCTGCGCTGATCCGTGGCAAGAAGGTGGAAAAGGCCCTCACGGACCTGACCTTCTCGAAGAAGCGGATCGCCGTCGACGTCAAGAAGTGCCTGCAGTCCGCTATCGCGAACGCCGAGAACAACCACGGTCTGGACGTCGATGAACTGGTCGTCGCCGAGGCCTACGTGGGCAAGAACCTTGTGATGAAGCGCGGGCGTCCCCGGGCTCGTGGCCGCTTTGGCCGCATCAACAAGCCGTTCTCGGAAATCACGATCAAAGTGCGTCAAGTCGAGGAGCAGGCCTGA
- the rpsS gene encoding 30S ribosomal protein S19, which translates to MSRSVWKGPFVDAYVLKKAEKSRESGKNEVIKIWSRRSTILPQFVGLTFGVYNGQKHVPVNVTEDMIGQKFGEYSPTRTYYGHAADKKAKRK; encoded by the coding sequence ATGTCACGCTCTGTTTGGAAAGGTCCGTTCGTCGACGCTTACGTCCTGAAGAAGGCCGAGAAGTCGCGCGAGTCGGGCAAGAACGAAGTCATCAAGATCTGGTCGCGCCGCTCGACGATCCTGCCCCAGTTTGTGGGCCTGACGTTCGGCGTCTACAACGGCCAGAAGCACGTCCCGGTCAACGTGACCGAGGACATGATCGGCCAGAAGTTCGGTGAATATTCGCCGACGCGCACCTATTACGGTCACGCAGCCGACAAGAAAGCCAAGAGGAAGTAA
- the rplB gene encoding 50S ribosomal protein L2, whose protein sequence is MALKSYKPTTPGQRGLVLIDRSELYKGRPVKALTEGLTKKGGRNNTGRITARRRGGGAKRLYRIVDFKRNKFDVNGIVVRIEYDPNRTAFIALIQYDDGEQAYILAPQRLGVGDKVVSSESADIKPGNTKPFSRMPIGTIVHNIELKPGKGGQIARAAGTYAQFVGRDGGYAQIRLSSGELRMVRQECLATVGAVSNPDNSNQNLGKAGRVRHMGKRPSVRGVVMNPIDHPHGGGEGRTSGGRHPVTPWGKPTKGKRTRNPNKASSRLIVRSRHAKKKGR, encoded by the coding sequence ATGGCACTCAAGTCGTACAAGCCGACGACGCCGGGCCAGCGCGGGCTGGTGCTGATCGACCGTTCGGAGCTGTACAAAGGACGCCCCGTCAAGGCCCTCACCGAGGGTCTGACGAAGAAGGGTGGCCGGAACAACACCGGACGTATCACGGCACGCCGCCGCGGTGGTGGCGCAAAGCGTCTGTATCGCATCGTCGATTTCAAGCGGAACAAGTTCGACGTGAACGGCATCGTCGTTCGGATCGAATACGACCCCAACCGCACCGCCTTCATCGCCCTCATCCAGTATGACGACGGCGAGCAGGCCTATATCCTCGCACCCCAGCGTCTTGGCGTCGGCGACAAGGTCGTCTCGTCCGAGAGCGCGGACATCAAGCCGGGCAACACCAAGCCGTTCTCGCGCATGCCCATCGGTACGATCGTCCACAACATCGAGCTGAAGCCCGGCAAGGGTGGCCAGATCGCACGCGCCGCGGGCACCTATGCCCAGTTCGTCGGCCGTGACGGTGGCTACGCCCAGATTCGCCTGTCTTCGGGCGAGCTGCGCATGGTCCGTCAGGAATGCCTGGCCACGGTTGGCGCGGTCTCGAACCCCGACAACTCGAACCAGAACCTCGGCAAGGCCGGTCGCGTCCGCCACATGGGCAAGCGTCCCTCCGTCCGCGGCGTCGTCATGAACCCGATCGACCACCCGCACGGTGGTGGTGAAGGCCGGACCTCCGGTGGTCGTCACCCGGTGACACCCTGGGGCAAGCCGACCAAGGGCAAGCGCACCCGCAACCCCAACAAGGCGTCCTCGCGGCTTATCGTCCGTTCGCGCCATGCCAAGAAGAAGGGTCGCTGA
- the rplL gene encoding 50S ribosomal protein L7/L12 — protein MADLKALAEQIVGLTLLEAQELKTILKDEYGIEPAAGGAVMMAGPAGGGEAAAEEEKTEFDVILKSAGDKKINVIKEVRGITGLGLKEAKELVEAGGKAVKEGVSKDEAEEIKKKLEEAGAEIELK, from the coding sequence ATGGCTGATCTCAAAGCACTGGCCGAACAAATCGTTGGCCTGACCCTCCTGGAAGCCCAGGAACTGAAAACCATCCTCAAGGACGAGTACGGCATCGAGCCCGCAGCCGGTGGCGCCGTCATGATGGCTGGCCCCGCAGGTGGCGGCGAAGCCGCAGCCGAGGAAGAGAAGACCGAGTTCGACGTGATCCTGAAGTCCGCTGGCGACAAGAAGATCAACGTCATCAAGGAAGTCCGCGGCATCACCGGCCTGGGCCTGAAAGAAGCCAAAGAGCTGGTCGAGGCCGGCGGCAAGGCTGTCAAGGAAGGCGTTTCCAAGGACGAAGCCGAAGAAATCAAGAAGAAGCTCGAAGAGGCTGGCGCCGAAATCGAACTCAAGTAA
- the rplJ gene encoding 50S ribosomal protein L10 yields MDRAQKEKVVEELGQIFESSGVVVVARYEGLTVAEMTDLRGRARSGEAVVRVAKNKLAKIAVQGTPAEGISQYLDGMTVLTFSEDPVAAAKVIEDFAKDNKKLEILGGAMGGTTLDRAGVEAVSKMPSRDELIASIVGCIGAPASNIAGAIGAPASNIASILSTIEEKAEAA; encoded by the coding sequence GTGGATAGAGCCCAGAAAGAGAAAGTGGTCGAGGAACTCGGCCAGATCTTCGAAAGCTCTGGCGTCGTGGTGGTTGCCCGCTACGAGGGTCTCACGGTTGCAGAAATGACGGACCTTCGCGGCCGTGCCCGTTCGGGCGAAGCCGTGGTCCGTGTCGCCAAGAACAAGCTCGCCAAGATTGCCGTCCAAGGGACCCCCGCCGAGGGGATCTCGCAGTATCTGGACGGCATGACGGTGCTGACCTTCTCCGAAGACCCGGTCGCAGCGGCCAAGGTCATCGAAGACTTCGCCAAGGACAACAAGAAGTTGGAAATCCTTGGTGGCGCAATGGGCGGCACCACTCTGGACCGTGCCGGTGTCGAGGCCGTGTCGAAAATGCCGTCGCGCGATGAGCTTATTGCTTCCATCGTCGGCTGCATCGGCGCACCCGCCTCCAACATCGCCGGTGCCATTGGCGCGCCTGCTTCGAACATCGCTTCCATCCTTTCCACGATCGAGGAAAAGGCAGAGGCGGCGTAA
- a CDS encoding DUF4105 domain-containing protein codes for MKRVLLLLLALIVLVPAGLGINWQLHRPSHDRDWRADHSRLPEVSQQDGLYTLANIRNWDYAPDGTVAREEWITRDIDPDSLTQAWFLVEPFGDMAAIAHTMLAFSFADGSAYVASIEARREVGETYSAPKAAVLPIFEYMFVWTTERDMYGNSEFWAGDRLHLYPLTIPLDHQKAVLRAMLDETAEVQAEPRWYNTLFSNCTNVLARTVNKIEPDAVPFDKSWMLPGFSDDFLYEQRMIPTDRPLAQVEEEALISPLIRELYTIADPVAFSTALRERLNAPGD; via the coding sequence ATGAAACGCGTGCTCCTGCTCCTCCTCGCCCTGATCGTCCTCGTGCCCGCCGGGCTCGGGATCAACTGGCAGCTTCACAGGCCGTCTCACGACCGCGACTGGCGCGCCGACCACAGCCGCCTGCCCGAGGTCTCGCAGCAGGACGGCCTCTATACGCTCGCCAACATCCGCAACTGGGACTACGCTCCGGACGGCACCGTCGCTCGCGAGGAGTGGATCACCCGCGACATCGACCCGGACAGTCTCACGCAGGCCTGGTTCCTCGTCGAGCCCTTCGGTGACATGGCCGCCATCGCCCACACCATGCTCGCCTTCTCCTTCGCGGACGGCTCGGCCTACGTGGCCTCCATCGAGGCGCGCCGCGAAGTCGGAGAGACTTACTCCGCCCCCAAGGCAGCGGTCCTGCCGATCTTCGAATATATGTTCGTCTGGACGACAGAGCGCGACATGTACGGCAATTCCGAGTTCTGGGCCGGCGACCGGCTGCACCTCTACCCGCTTACCATCCCGCTCGATCATCAGAAGGCCGTGCTGCGCGCCATGCTGGACGAGACCGCCGAGGTGCAGGCAGAGCCGCGCTGGTACAACACGCTCTTCTCGAACTGCACCAACGTGCTGGCGCGGACGGTCAACAAGATCGAACCCGATGCGGTGCCCTTCGACAAATCGTGGATGCTGCCGGGCTTTTCGGACGACTTCCTCTACGAACAGCGCATGATCCCCACGGACCGCCCGCTGGCGCAGGTCGAGGAAGAGGCACTGATCTCTCCGCTGATCCGCGAGCTTTACACCATCGCCGACCCGGTCGCCTTCTCCACCGCCCTGCGGGAGCGCCTGAACGCGCCCGGCGACTGA
- a CDS encoding glycosyltransferase: MHVIGFCRFSYPAEGGFQVEHASVEARMAYLYAPERMEERFRHFETICLPGLKAQTDGDFTFLILVGEVMPERWMHRLLALVEGFPQAVVVPRAPGPHRQICQEAINAARDMGQPCLQFRHDDDDAVAVDFVATLREAARDCAALTAKHRLVGFDWNRGYIGRPDAEGLCAEETVTPYWGVAQAMAVQAGVRQSIMNFGHAKINQFMPTVTFTDSAMYVRGHNDHNDSRQKKHVKPVALRRLDAAGEALFRTRFAIDADHVRRVFA; this comes from the coding sequence ATGCACGTTATCGGCTTCTGCCGCTTCTCCTACCCGGCCGAGGGCGGCTTTCAGGTCGAACACGCCTCTGTCGAGGCCCGGATGGCCTATCTCTACGCGCCCGAGCGGATGGAAGAGCGCTTCCGCCACTTCGAGACCATCTGCCTGCCGGGCCTGAAGGCGCAGACCGACGGCGACTTCACCTTCCTCATCCTCGTCGGTGAAGTCATGCCCGAGCGCTGGATGCACCGCCTGCTGGCGCTGGTCGAGGGCTTCCCGCAAGCTGTCGTGGTACCCCGCGCCCCCGGCCCGCACCGTCAGATCTGCCAGGAGGCGATCAACGCTGCCCGCGACATGGGCCAGCCCTGCCTGCAATTCCGCCACGACGACGACGACGCGGTGGCCGTCGATTTCGTGGCCACCCTGCGCGAGGCCGCCCGCGACTGCGCCGCCCTGACCGCGAAACACCGCCTCGTCGGCTTCGACTGGAACCGGGGCTACATCGGCCGCCCCGATGCAGAAGGCCTCTGCGCCGAGGAAACCGTCACCCCCTATTGGGGCGTCGCGCAGGCCATGGCGGTGCAGGCCGGCGTCCGGCAGTCGATCATGAATTTCGGCCACGCCAAGATAAACCAGTTCATGCCCACGGTGACCTTCACCGACAGCGCGATGTATGTGCGCGGCCACAACGACCACAACGACTCGCGTCAGAAGAAACACGTCAAGCCGGTCGCCCTGCGCCGCCTCGACGCCGCCGGAGAGGCCCTCTTCCGCACCCGTTTCGCCATTGACGCCGATCACGTCCGTAGGGTCTTCGCCTGA
- the rpsL gene encoding 30S ribosomal protein S12: MPTIQQLIRKPRQPKVKRSKSQHLEQCPQKRGVCTRVYTTTPKKPNSAMRKVAKVRLTNGYEVISYIPGESHNLQEHSVVLIRGGRVKDLPGVRYHILRGVLDTQGVKDRKQRRSKYGAKRPK; the protein is encoded by the coding sequence ATGCCCACGATCCAGCAGCTGATCCGCAAGCCGCGTCAGCCCAAAGTCAAGCGCTCGAAGTCCCAGCACCTCGAGCAGTGCCCGCAGAAGCGCGGCGTCTGCACCCGCGTCTACACCACCACACCGAAGAAGCCGAACTCGGCCATGCGGAAAGTCGCCAAGGTGCGTCTGACCAACGGTTACGAAGTCATCAGCTACATCCCCGGTGAAAGCCACAACCTTCAGGAGCACTCGGTGGTCCTGATCCGCGGCGGCCGGGTGAAAGACCTTCCCGGTGTGCGTTACCACATCCTCCGCGGTGTTCTGGATACCCAGGGCGTCAAGGACCGGAAGCAGCGCCGTTCGAAGTACGGCGCCAAGCGTCCCAAGTGA
- the rpsG gene encoding 30S ribosomal protein S7 produces MSRRHAAEKREVLPDAKYGDIVLTKFMNNLMYHGKKSAAERIVYNALDRVEAKVKRAPVEIFHEALDNIKPSVEVRSRRVGGATYQVPVEVRPERREALAIRWLITASRARNENTMEERLAGELIDAVQSRGAAVKKREDTHKMADANKAFSHYRW; encoded by the coding sequence ATGTCCCGTCGTCACGCCGCAGAGAAGCGCGAAGTCCTGCCCGACGCCAAGTATGGCGATATCGTGCTGACCAAATTCATGAACAACCTGATGTACCACGGCAAGAAATCCGCCGCTGAGCGCATCGTCTACAACGCGCTCGACCGCGTCGAAGCCAAGGTCAAGCGCGCCCCCGTGGAAATCTTCCACGAGGCGCTGGACAACATCAAGCCGTCGGTCGAGGTCCGCTCGCGCCGCGTTGGTGGTGCCACCTACCAGGTCCCGGTCGAGGTTCGCCCCGAGCGCCGCGAGGCGCTGGCGATCCGCTGGCTGATCACCGCCAGCCGCGCCCGCAACGAGAACACGATGGAAGAGCGCCTCGCAGGCGAGCTGATCGACGCCGTGCAATCGCGCGGTGCCGCCGTGAAGAAGCGCGAAGACACCCACAAGATGGCCGATGCCAACAAGGCGTTCAGCCACTACCGCTGGTAA
- the fusA gene encoding elongation factor G codes for MARDYPLQRYRNFGIMAHIDAGKTTCSERILFYTGKSHNIGEVHDGAATMDWMEQEQERGITITSAATTTFWQWQEDPSKEGTSDTKYRMNIIDTPGHVDFTIEVERSLAVLDGAVCVLDANAGVEPQTETVWRQADRYKVPRIVFVNKMDKIGADFFNCVNMIEDRTGARAVPIALPIGAESELEGLIDLVTMEEWVWKGEDLGASWTRGPIRDELKDQADEWRAKMIEAAVEEDDDAMEAYLEGEEPDVPTLRKLLRKGTLALHFVPVLGGSAFKNKGVQPLLNAVVDYLPSPLDVVDYMGFKPGDETETRDIPRRADDSMPFAGLAFKIMNDPFVGSLTFTRIYSGVMNKGDSILNSTKGKKERIGRMMMMHSNNREEIEEAFAGDIIALAGLKDTTTGDTLCDAKEPVVLETMTFPEPVIEIAVEPKTKGDQEKMSQGLARLAAEDPSFRVETDIESGQTIMKGMGELHLDILVDRLKREFKVEANIGAPQVAYRETIGHEIEHTYTHKKQSGGSGQFAEVKLIITPTEPGEGYSFESKIVGGAVPKEYIPGVEKGIKSVMDSGPLAGFPVIDFKVALIDGKFHDVDSSVLAFEIASRMCMREGLRKAGAKLLEPMMKVEVITPEEYTGGIIGDLTSRRGQVSGQEPRGVAVAINAFVPLANMFGYINTLRSMSSGRANFTMQFAHYDPVPQNISDEIQSKYA; via the coding sequence ATGGCACGCGACTATCCCCTTCAGCGTTACCGCAACTTCGGGATCATGGCCCACATCGACGCGGGCAAGACCACCTGCTCGGAGCGGATCCTGTTCTACACCGGCAAATCCCACAACATCGGCGAGGTGCACGACGGTGCGGCCACGATGGACTGGATGGAGCAGGAGCAGGAGCGCGGCATCACCATCACGTCCGCTGCGACCACGACCTTCTGGCAGTGGCAGGAAGACCCGTCCAAGGAAGGGACTTCGGACACCAAGTACCGGATGAACATCATCGACACGCCCGGACACGTGGACTTCACCATCGAAGTCGAGCGTTCGCTGGCCGTTCTCGACGGTGCCGTCTGCGTTCTGGACGCCAACGCCGGTGTCGAACCCCAGACCGAAACCGTCTGGCGTCAGGCTGACCGCTACAAGGTTCCGCGCATCGTCTTCGTCAACAAGATGGACAAGATCGGCGCCGACTTCTTCAACTGCGTCAACATGATCGAAGACCGCACCGGTGCGCGCGCCGTGCCGATCGCCCTGCCGATCGGTGCCGAGTCCGAGCTGGAAGGTCTGATCGACCTCGTGACCATGGAAGAGTGGGTCTGGAAGGGCGAAGACCTCGGTGCGTCCTGGACCCGTGGTCCGATCCGCGACGAGCTGAAGGATCAGGCCGACGAATGGCGCGCCAAGATGATCGAGGCAGCCGTCGAGGAAGACGACGACGCCATGGAAGCCTACCTGGAAGGCGAAGAGCCCGACGTGCCGACCCTGCGCAAACTGCTGCGCAAGGGCACTCTGGCGCTGCACTTCGTTCCGGTTCTGGGCGGTTCCGCGTTCAAGAACAAGGGTGTGCAGCCGCTGCTGAACGCCGTGGTCGACTATCTGCCCAGCCCGCTGGACGTTGTCGACTACATGGGCTTCAAGCCGGGCGACGAGACGGAAACCCGTGACATCCCGCGCCGCGCGGATGACTCGATGCCCTTCGCTGGCCTTGCATTCAAGATCATGAACGACCCCTTCGTCGGCTCGCTGACCTTCACCCGGATCTACTCCGGCGTGATGAACAAGGGCGACTCGATCCTGAACTCGACCAAGGGCAAGAAAGAGCGCATCGGTCGTATGATGATGATGCACTCGAACAACCGCGAAGAGATCGAGGAGGCCTTTGCAGGCGACATCATCGCGCTGGCGGGTCTGAAGGACACCACCACCGGTGACACGCTCTGCGACGCCAAGGAGCCGGTGGTTCTGGAAACCATGACCTTCCCGGAGCCGGTGATCGAGATCGCGGTCGAGCCCAAGACCAAGGGCGACCAGGAGAAGATGTCCCAGGGTCTGGCCCGTCTGGCCGCCGAAGACCCGTCCTTCCGCGTCGAGACCGACATCGAGTCCGGTCAGACCATCATGAAGGGCATGGGCGAACTTCACCTCGACATCCTCGTCGACCGCCTGAAGCGCGAGTTCAAGGTCGAGGCGAACATCGGTGCCCCGCAGGTGGCCTATCGCGAGACCATCGGTCACGAGATCGAGCACACCTACACCCACAAGAAGCAGTCGGGTGGTTCGGGTCAGTTCGCCGAGGTCAAGCTCATCATCACCCCGACAGAGCCGGGCGAAGGCTATTCGTTCGAGTCGAAGATCGTCGGCGGCGCGGTGCCGAAGGAATACATCCCCGGCGTCGAAAAGGGCATCAAGTCGGTCATGGACTCCGGTCCGCTGGCAGGCTTCCCCGTGATCGACTTCAAGGTCGCGCTGATCGACGGTAAGTTCCACGACGTGGACTCCTCGGTTCTGGCCTTCGAAATCGCATCCCGCATGTGCATGCGTGAAGGCCTGCGCAAGGCCGGCGCAAAGCTGCTGGAACCGATGATGAAAGTCGAAGTGATCACGCCCGAGGAATACACCGGCGGGATCATCGGCGACCTGACCTCGCGTCGGGGTCAGGTGTCGGGGCAGGAACCGCGCGGCGTCGCCGTGGCGATCAACGCCTTCGTGCCGCTGGCCAACATGTTCGGCTACATCAACACCCTGCGGTCCATGTCCTCGGGCCGTGCGAACTTCACCATGCAGTTCGCACATTACGACCCCGTGCCGCAGAACATCTCGGACGAGATCCAGTCGAAGTACGCATAA